The following proteins come from a genomic window of Paucimonas lemoignei:
- a CDS encoding putative transport-related membrane protein — translation MEFFDALYLGFSEALSPTNLAFCLIGALLGTLIGVLPGIGPTATVAILLPITYFLPPLAALIMLAGIFYGAQYGGSTTAILVNLPGEASAVVTALDGHAMAKQGRAGAALATAALASFFAGTVATIALAVAGPVLSKFALSFGPAEYVALTVFGLLAATILASGSVIKAVGMVCIGLLLGMVGIDVSSGSTRLTFGSTDLYDGIDFVVIAVGLFGIAEIAVNLESSEARGSLAGKISRLWPTREDFRKAWPATLRGTALGTFLGVLPGGGATLSAFSAYSLEKKMSKTPEKFGMGLVEGVAAPEAANNAGAQSSFIPLLTLGIPSNSIMAMMLGAMMIHGITPGPSVITNQPALFWGLIASMWIGNVMLLVINLPLIGLWVRLLRVPYRLLFPAILLFCCVGVYSVNNRGFDVALVIIFGLLGYLFRKAKCEPGPLLLGFVLGPLLETNLRRALLISQGDPGVLVERPISAVLFAASAILLVMMVLPAFRKKREQAFQDEEV, via the coding sequence ATGGAGTTCTTTGACGCGCTTTATCTGGGCTTCTCCGAAGCCCTGAGCCCGACCAATCTGGCGTTCTGTCTGATCGGTGCCTTACTGGGCACGCTGATCGGGGTGCTGCCGGGCATTGGCCCCACGGCAACCGTGGCGATCCTGCTGCCGATTACCTACTTTTTGCCACCGCTGGCTGCGCTGATCATGCTGGCCGGTATTTTCTATGGTGCGCAATACGGAGGATCTACCACCGCCATCCTGGTCAACCTGCCGGGTGAAGCCTCGGCGGTGGTCACCGCGCTGGATGGTCACGCCATGGCCAAACAAGGACGCGCCGGTGCCGCCTTGGCAACTGCAGCGCTGGCCTCGTTTTTCGCCGGTACTGTGGCGACCATCGCTTTGGCGGTTGCGGGTCCGGTGCTGTCAAAATTCGCGCTGTCCTTCGGGCCGGCTGAATATGTCGCATTGACCGTCTTCGGGCTTTTGGCGGCCACGATCCTGGCCAGTGGATCGGTGATCAAGGCCGTGGGCATGGTGTGCATTGGCCTGCTGTTGGGCATGGTCGGCATCGACGTCAGCAGCGGCTCCACGCGACTGACCTTTGGTTCCACCGACCTCTATGACGGCATCGACTTCGTGGTCATCGCCGTCGGCCTGTTTGGTATCGCAGAGATCGCAGTCAATCTGGAATCAAGCGAGGCCAGAGGCTCATTGGCCGGTAAGATTTCCCGTCTGTGGCCCACTCGCGAGGACTTTCGCAAAGCCTGGCCGGCAACGCTCAGAGGTACAGCGCTAGGTACGTTTCTCGGTGTGCTGCCTGGGGGTGGTGCAACTTTGAGTGCCTTTAGTGCTTATTCCCTGGAAAAGAAGATGTCCAAGACCCCGGAGAAATTCGGTATGGGTCTGGTTGAAGGCGTGGCGGCACCGGAAGCGGCCAACAACGCGGGTGCGCAGTCGTCGTTCATCCCGCTGCTGACCCTGGGCATTCCCTCCAACTCGATCATGGCAATGATGCTGGGCGCCATGATGATCCACGGCATCACCCCGGGGCCCTCGGTGATTACCAATCAGCCTGCACTGTTCTGGGGCCTGATCGCCAGCATGTGGATCGGCAACGTCATGCTGTTGGTTATCAATCTACCCTTGATCGGCTTGTGGGTGAGGCTGCTAAGGGTGCCGTATCGGCTTCTGTTTCCGGCGATTTTGCTTTTCTGCTGCGTCGGGGTGTACAGCGTCAACAACCGCGGGTTCGACGTGGCCCTGGTCATTATCTTCGGTTTGCTCGGCTACCTGTTTCGAAAAGCCAAGTGCGAGCCAGGCCCGCTGTTGCTGGGCTTTGTTCTGGGGCCATTACTGGAAACCAACCTGCGTCGCGCGCTGCTGATCTCCCAGGGGGACCCTGGTGTGCTGGTCGAGCGGCCCATCAGCGCCGTGTTGTTTGCGGCGTCGGCAATCCTGTTGGTGATGATGGTATTGCCTGCATTTCGCAAGAAGCGCGAGCAAGCATTCCAGGATGAAGAGGTTTGA
- a CDS encoding Tripartite tricarboxylate transporter TctB family, whose product MGSMNMAVRGNRPDLLASAIFIGLGALVLWSTGDLSVGSAAMMGPGFMPLMIGSLVIALGVVVGLIGLFKHVEPIDAVVLRPLLILLASVAGFALAAEVAGFVIAAAGLILFGSMADKEWRLREALISSAVLTLFGLLVFIYGLDVQMPVGPF is encoded by the coding sequence ATGGGTTCAATGAACATGGCCGTTCGGGGCAATCGCCCCGACCTGCTGGCCAGCGCGATATTCATCGGCCTGGGAGCGTTGGTACTGTGGTCGACCGGGGATCTCTCCGTCGGCAGTGCCGCAATGATGGGGCCGGGCTTCATGCCCCTGATGATCGGTTCGCTGGTGATAGCACTCGGCGTCGTGGTAGGCCTGATCGGTCTGTTCAAGCACGTCGAGCCCATCGATGCCGTCGTGTTGCGACCGCTGTTGATCCTGCTGGCCTCAGTGGCTGGCTTTGCGTTGGCGGCCGAAGTGGCAGGGTTTGTCATCGCAGCGGCGGGGCTGATCCTTTTCGGCAGCATGGCGGATAAAGAGTGGCGCCTTCGTGAAGCCCTTATCTCAAGCGCGGTATTGACGCTGTTCGGTCTGCTCGTATTCATCTACGGACTTGATGTCCAAATGCCGGTGGGTCCTTTCTGA
- a CDS encoding tricarboxylate transport protein TctC, translating to MKTRKSALSAALLGLTLCSLNAHAAWPEDRPIEFLVAYAPGGSTDVMARTMQPYLEKRLGAKIVIVNRPGAAGEIAYTALSKAKPDGYTFAFINTPGFLSTRVQRKVGYAADSIRPVARIVDDPTVLAVPNDSPYKTLADFIQAAKAAPGKLSVGTSGVGTDDHLMMVQLDKLAGIQLTHVPFAGASEASTAVMGGHISSAGQNISELNSDNRYRVLAQFSAERMPQQPDLPTAKEQGVDLVMASERGIAAPAKVPDDIAKRVSLAVKDVLEDPAFLKQAKDLSLPIAYLSGEDWSAQMPAQIERFKTLWSVSPWVQ from the coding sequence ATGAAAACCCGCAAATCCGCTTTGTCTGCTGCACTTCTGGGCCTCACGCTCTGCTCGCTGAACGCTCACGCAGCCTGGCCTGAAGACCGTCCCATCGAGTTTTTGGTGGCTTATGCACCGGGTGGCAGCACCGACGTCATGGCGCGCACCATGCAGCCGTACCTTGAAAAACGCCTTGGTGCCAAAATCGTTATCGTTAACCGCCCGGGTGCGGCAGGCGAAATTGCCTATACCGCACTGAGCAAGGCCAAGCCCGACGGCTACACCTTCGCGTTTATCAATACCCCCGGATTCCTAAGCACACGCGTGCAACGCAAAGTCGGTTATGCGGCTGACTCGATTCGCCCCGTGGCGCGTATCGTCGATGACCCGACCGTCCTGGCCGTACCCAACGATTCTCCTTACAAAACCCTTGCTGATTTCATCCAGGCTGCGAAGGCTGCGCCCGGTAAACTGTCGGTGGGAACGTCGGGCGTGGGAACCGACGATCACTTGATGATGGTGCAACTCGATAAATTGGCAGGCATCCAGCTCACCCACGTGCCCTTTGCTGGCGCGTCGGAGGCCAGCACGGCGGTGATGGGCGGTCACATCAGCTCGGCCGGTCAGAACATCAGCGAGCTGAACAGTGATAACCGCTACCGCGTGCTGGCACAGTTCTCCGCCGAACGTATGCCCCAGCAACCCGACTTGCCCACGGCTAAAGAGCAGGGCGTCGATCTGGTCATGGCGTCCGAGCGCGGTATCGCGGCCCCCGCCAAAGTGCCGGATGACATCGCCAAGCGCGTGTCGCTGGCCGTGAAAGACGTATTGGAAGATCCCGCCTTTCTCAAACAGGCCAAGGATCTGTCCCTGCCGATCGCCTACCTCTCCGGTGAAGACTGGTCCGCTCAGATGCCTGCGCAGATCGAACGCTTCAAGACGCTCTGGAGCGTATCGCCATGGGTTCAATGA